The Candidatus Omnitrophota bacterium DNA window CAAGATGTTTGCGGATTTCATTCCCTTGCAGTTGAAATGTCTGGCGGATTACGCGGACTTGATTCCGGGAACGCTGGAAGCCGTCGCGGATTTCCGGAAACGCGGTTTGAAAATCGGCTCTACCACTGGCTACACCCAAGAAATGATGGATTTGCTGCAAGCAGAAGCCAAGAAGCGCGGTTACGTACCCGACGCCACCGTTTGCGCGACGCAGGTTCCGGCTGGGCGCCCTTCTCCTTGGATGTGCGTCAAGAACGCGATGGATATGCAAATCTATCCTTTCGAATCCTGCGTCAAAGTGGGCGATACGATTCCGGACATTTACGAAGGGCTGAATGCAGGAATGTGGTCGATCGGATTGGCCATGACCGGCAACGAATTGGGATTGACGGAAGCCGAGATCAAAGCGTTGGATCCTAAAGTACTGGAAAGAAAACGGAAACGCGCCTACGATCGCATGGCGCAAGCAGGAGCGCATTACGTCGTCGATTCCATATCTGACGTTCCGCCGTTGATCGATGCGATCAATGCGCGATTGGCGCGCGGCGAACGCCCTTGAGGGGAAGCGTGGAAGAGGCTTCCAGCCTCTTGAGTGGAGATAGAAAGAGCCAAGATGGCTCTTCTACTTTTCAACCCCTGTCTTGCGCGGCGGGGGTTGTTTCTTTTGGGGAATGTGAGTACATATTTTCGTTATTCTTACCGATAAAAACATACTTGAAAAAACGCTGGAAA harbors:
- the phnX gene encoding phosphonoacetaldehyde hydrolase, with product MEFYFQRSYRGPVKAVLLDWAGTTMDYGCFAPAVVFIEVYKRAGIDITIEQAREPMGAHKRVHIKEISQIDAVAKKWREKYGRACTEEDIDKMFADFIPLQLKCLADYADLIPGTLEAVADFRKRGLKIGSTTGYTQEMMDLLQAEAKKRGYVPDATVCATQVPAGRPSPWMCVKNAMDMQIYPFESCVKVGDTIPDIYEGLNAGMWSIGLAMTGNELGLTEAEIKALDPKVLERKRKRAYDRMAQAGAHYVVDSISDVPPLIDAINARLARGERP